A section of the Carassius carassius chromosome 17, fCarCar2.1, whole genome shotgun sequence genome encodes:
- the gbx2 gene encoding homeobox protein GBX-2 yields the protein MSAAFSTPFMMMQRPVGSTTAFSIDSLIGGPPQPSPGHFVYTGYPMFMPYRSVVLPPPPPPPPPTLPQSGLPATHPHHPIPGLPSGFCSSLAQGMALTSTLMATLPGGFSTSPSQQHQDAARKLGSQSIHAMFDKSQDIRLDGEDGKTFPTKDSATLPSFHDSQSVHTSTVRGHNKDDTKEDECHRKDESFSMDSDLDYSSDDNGPGNAMCQKEDGDASGGLDDGVHGGNGAGNTTSTGKNRRRRTAFTSEQLLELEKEFHCKKYLSLTERSQIAHALKLSEVQVKIWFQNRRAKWKRVKAGNVNSKTGEPSRNPKIVVPIPVHVSRFAIRSQHQQLEQARP from the exons ATGAGTGCAGCTTTCAGTACGCCGTTCATGATGATGCAGCGTCCGGTGGGAAGCACCACTGCGTTCAGCATTGACTCGCTCATCGGAGGTCCACCGCAGCCCAGTCCGGGACATTTCGTGTACACGGGCTATCCCATGTTTATGCCCTATCGGTCAGTGGTGCTACCTCCgcctcctccaccacctcctccaacTCTTCCTCAGAGCGGTCTCCCCGCGACCCATCCGCACCACCCGATCCCGGGCTTACCCAGCGGCTTCTGCTCCAGTCTGGCGCAGGGCATGGCGCTCACATCCACGCTAATGGCCACGTTACCCGGCGGCTTCTCCACATCGCCATCCCAGCAGCACCAGGACGCGGCGAGGAAGCTCGGCTCTCAGTCTATTCACGCCATGTTCGATAAATCTCAGGATATTCGTTTGGATGGAGAGGATGGGAAAACGTTTCCAACGAAAGATTCTGCGACCCTTCCGTCATTTCACGACTCGCAGTCCGTGCACACATCTACAG TGCGAGGTCACAACAAAGACGACACGAAGGAGGATGAATGTCACAGGAAAGACGAGAGCTTCTCCATGGACAGTGATTTAGATTACAGCTCCGATGATAACGGGCCCGGTAACGCCATGTGTCAGAAGGAAGATGGAGACGCCAGCGGAGGACTGGACGATGGCGTCCACGGCGGGAATGGGGCCGGGAACACCACGTCCACCGGGAAAAATCGGAGAAGGAGGACCGCTTTTACGAGCGAGCAGCTCTTAGAACTGGAGAAGGAGTTTCACTGTAAGAAATATCTATCCCTCACAGAACGCTCGCAGATCGCCCATGCCTTAAAGCTCAGCGAGGTGCAGGTCAAGATCTGGTTTCAGAACCGGAGAGCCAAGTGGAAACGGGTCAAAGCGGGCAATGTGAACTCCAAAACCGGAGAGCCCTCCAGAAACCCCAAAATTGTGGTGCCCATTCCGGTGCATGTTAGTCGGTTTGCAATACGCAGCCAACACCAACAGTTAGAACAGGCCAGACCATGA